Proteins co-encoded in one Girardinichthys multiradiatus isolate DD_20200921_A chromosome 11, DD_fGirMul_XY1, whole genome shotgun sequence genomic window:
- the nsd1b gene encoding histone-lysine N-methyltransferase, H3 lysine-36 specific isoform X3: protein MSGPYKGPERKTHQSSCPLTPAGDLSGLSRPSNPGIGLTMSTTTSSLKHTSVYGYIQTDHSSSSSSSSYSPLRRLQHLTKMVSQPDLVLPTREPERSWEWGLNKKDKGRKEKDSWADYRDYSVSQIAKREESINGSSSGKKQTEVHCQSKNLPSVSCNESAVSEINAENSLSGPPSPAFSLDSNSPFANGLLHFESTLFEADNNNEEQETATPIGGLLDKHDKSETCSQLSPRNEHLNSKDTAQPAPKVVTRSQSSGQRRRYWDGSEDEWDSDSELFLFDDSPAWHMVQPNNLKKKPLPPVKFLEGEVIWAKFNRRPWWPCEVVVDPSLGVYHKMKEPSDRPSRLYHVRTFGEPKELVWVEEKSTHTFHGGFEFDQLLLRRRNKQREQNNKNTIAKRFQLSWKFSVAEAESVLSGRSKMTSSLASSKDQAFSCSSPPEVQKKPHSAIPSPTLLVPTVSEPLHLTNGSTSSTVMTQTKSSTLKKTSSKKKQSKSLKDIGSKNSKKTLHCSLEQSHGDNRECPYSDLDSVPKILCPKALEHQPKLLPSQKSVSVVKQLKKQPEVQTGLWFTKSGKDRRPKTTSAVPDRSLFSKGHRKKKHSSTVSKKAHVPSASLIGGGSNDLVALIDKNKPTDNAPVLEQSVPEKCRSSESNSTGGGGSSVEQSGCWNTQKTQLSTDNACSKGKRSSQDITNPSSSSSDSPDVKRDLHPSKKVRLNDHSGSLKSVKCVNRTELSVVIATKQLNITEKPEQEKESKKTLVSCLEVETNDSVSGLEKQTNLVSKCRLPFVKLIRKEIEDNNYLNSNVTVCPNDTSECKTKENTSDTNVNKASTNKSDSIGSKVSASTDQTAPSKSSKVSVKKLKAKNESGLLHLSSESPPGNNALASMKSSDEFTSPVEQIPVSDVSPISMATLSSNVSNRSEYKKISVCNQTKTSSNQSDSTEENLSTIKAAASPTRNSHITQGLSPPKSKNAVHRLKRAKEVKKVLKEHPAHLPASNRLMTRALKALQEVDQKKCKKVQDQEIEQNKLLNPLEKVEDLIWNPEPKLDSCTNIKLHKSTHIDNSECDQGTFSRCSSPSLVFSDSDDFEGDVKSEDEDLSVSSTPPMDFIPLTSRVKAKHEDQSSAIQSSSPPSPFSFMKEFNNVKEVSFQSLANGSNGKPVSFKPDSKYKFSTFLMMLKDLHDTREREGAPLELEIGPPSAHVKEEPLVIPHKAPLERHDQKIECVLSNTDPIPDKHVIAQNGRGTGQKPKRTYNRRGSTHWLKRKTNRTNHSARSGPGFPGLGSRTVSWPIGDLSSKMLDVQSSSSWESQVGCRLGGQEEEQERWKILKGSHQITMPLERRGAPTLTLEQSTSLVGSEKDLIHEAGKQDKASAEHKRIRKPSKRLLEWTEENNQICSTRKKPKKPLQLIGKANESVTSLSELSQLDKNIPDSSSSSLLPEILTPPPEEFAPRTPSELQIPKAEHLSTQEIPVLSIDSLTPPPEAEPLLSEGLVKDNKVAPVLEKKRKRKPTQKILEYCLDTEVSTVPKKKMKPMKTNSNAAPQPDSAPPSSKSKIKPHPASTPVSEVTTCTPVTPIQTESPPEPPAPESELPEPEQVETAPADVSQSDDNSIQEDTRDSVESEDDKFGLEHRFSSMKDDLLLCDESVLPARKIIGDRGGPASMKENVCQVCEKTGELLLCEGQCCGAFHLPCISLAEAPKRKFVCPECKSGVHTCFVCKKRSEDVRRCMIPVCGKFYHGECIANYAPTAPVNRSFRCSIHVCLTCFIASPNSSSISKGRLVRCVRCPVAYHATDLCMAAGSVVLSNNSIICPNHFTPRRGVKNHEHVNVSWCFVCTEGGSLLCCESCPAAFHRECLNIEMPKGSWYCNDCKAGKKPHYKDILWVKVGRYRWWPAEVSHPKTIPENIQRMRHDVGEFPVHFFGSNDYLWTYQARVFPYMDVDANSKEKMGKGVDATYRKALEEAAARFRELQAEKELRQLQEDKKNDRKPPPYKHIKVNRPIGKVQIFTADLSEIPRCNCKETDESPCGMDSECINRMLLYECHPQVCPAGEKCLNQAFTKRQYSQVEIFRTLSRGWGLRCVHDIKKGQFVTEYVGEVIDEEECRSRIRHAQENDICNFYMLTLDKV, encoded by the exons ATGAGTGGGCCTTACAAAGGGCCTGAAAGGAAGACCCATCAGTCCAGCTGCCCTCTGACCCCGGCTGGCGACCTGTCTGGCCTCTCCAGACCGAGCAACCCTGGTATTGGTCTAACCATGTCTACCACCACCTCCTCCCTCAAACACACTTCTGTCTATGGTTACATACAAACGGACCACTCGtcatcctcttcctcttcttcataCAGTCCTCTAAGGAGGCTGCAGCACCTCACCAAGATGGTGAGCCAACCTGACCTCGTCCTGCCAACGAGGGAACCCGAGAGGAGCTGGGAGTGGGGGCTGAATAAGAAGGATAAGGGGAGAAAGGAGAAGGACTCCTGGGCTGATTACAGAGATTATTCTGTCTCCCAGATtgcaaaaagagaagaaagcaTTAACGGCTCTTCTTctgggaaaaaacaaacagaggtCCATTGTCAAAGTAAGAACTTGCCTTCAGTCAGTTGTAATGAATCAGCTGTTTCTGAGATAAATGCAGAAAATTCTCTATCAGGCCCACCTAGCCCAGCATTTTCTCTCGACAGCAACAGCCCTTTTGCCAACGGCTTactccactttgagtccactttgTTTGAGGCAGACAACAACAATGAAGAGCAAGAAACTGCAACGCCTATTGGAGGTTTGCTGGATAAACACGACAAATCAGAGACTTGTTCTCAGCTCTCTCCTAGAAATGAACATTTGAACTCAAAGGACACGGCCCAGCCAGCACCTAAGGTGGTCACACGGTCCCAGTCCTCGGGTCAGCGCAGGAGATACTGGGATGGCTCGGAAGACGAGTGGGACAGCGACTCAGAGCTGTTCCTCTTTGATGACAGTCCTGCATGGCATATGGTG CAGCCGAACAACCTGAAGAAAAAGCCTTTGCCTCCTGTGAAATTTCTTGAGGGCGAAGTCATATGGGCAAAGTTCAACCGAAGACCATGGTGGCCCTGTGAAGTGGTTGTCGACCCCTCACTGGGAGTCTATCACAAAATGAAAG aGCCCAGTGACAGGCCTAGTCGGCTCTACCATGTCCGGACCTTTGGGGAGCCAAAGGAGCTTGTATGGGTGGAGGAAAAATCAACTCACACTTTCCATGGAGGCTTTGAATTTGACCAACTGCTTTTGCGCCGAAGAAACAAGCAAAGAGagcagaacaacaaaaacact ATTGCTAAGCGTTTTCAGCTTTCCTGGAAATTCAGTGTGGCAGAGGCTGAATCTGTACTGTCTGGGCGATCCAAGATGACTTCCTCCTTGGCGTCATCCAAAGACCAAGCGTTTTCCTGTAGTTCCCCACCAGAGGTTCAGAAGAAGCCCCATTCAGCCATTCCTTCGCCCACTTTACTGGTTCCCACTGTTTCGGAACCATTGCACTTAACAAATGGATCCACTTCATCTACAGTAATGACTCAAACAAAATCAAGCACTTTAAAGAAAACTTCTAGCAAGAAGAAGCAAAGCAAATCCCTTAAGGACATTGGGAGTAAAAACTCTAAAAAGACGTTGCATTGTAGTCTTGAACAATCTCATGGAGATAACAGAGAGTGTCCATACTCTGATCTTGACTCAGTCCCTAAAATTTTGTGTCCTAAAGCACTTGAACATCAGCCCAAGCTACTTCCTTCTCAAAAGTCTGTATCAGTagtgaaacaactaaagaaaCAGCCCGAGGTCCAGACTGGTCTTTGGTTTACTAAATCAGGTAAAGACAGGCGACCTAAAACTACCAGTGCAGTCCCAGACCGTTCTCTCTTTAGTAAGGGTCACCGTAAGAAAAAACACTCATCCACGGTTAGTAAGAAGGCACACGTTCCTTCTGCCTCACTAATTGGCGGGGGTTCCAATGACCTGGTTGCATTGATAGACAAGAATAAGCCAACAGATAATGCTCCAGTACTTGAACAGTCAGTACCCGAGAAATGTAGAAGTAGTGAGTCTAACTCTACTGGAGGAGGTGGCAGTTCTGTTGAGCAGTCAGGATGTTGGAATACACAAAAGACCCAGTTGTCAACTGACAATGCTTGCTCCAAAGGTAAACGGTCTTCTCAGGACATTACAAACCCTTCGAGCAGTTCATCCGATAGCCCAGATGTTAAAAGAGACTTGCATCCCTCAAAGAAAGTCAGGTTGAATGACCACTCAGGTTCTTTAAAGAGTGTAAAGTGTGTAAATCGAACTGAACTTTCTGTCGTAATAGCTACTAAACAACTTAATATAACTGAAAAACCTGAACAGGAGAAAGAAAGCAAGAAGACTTTGGTGTCGTGTTTAGAAGTTGAAACAAACGATTCAGTCTCAGGATtagaaaagcaaacaaatctAGTCTCTAAATGTAGACTGCCCTTTGTGAAACTGATACGAAAGGAGATAGAAGATAATAATTATCTAAACTCAAATGTGACAGTTTGTCCCAATGACACAAGTGAATGCAAAACGAAAGAGAATACATCAGACACTAATGTGAATAAAGCATCCACTAATAAATCAGACTCAATAGGCAGCAAAGTAAGTGCCTCCACAGATCAAACTGCACCTTCAAAATCCAGTAAGGTCTCAGTCAAGAAGTTAAAAGCTAAGAATGAGTCTGGCCTACTCCATCTTTCATCGGAATCACCACCTGGCAATAATGCTCTGGCTTCCATGAAATCTTCTGACGAGTTTACTAGCCCAGTGGAACAGATACCAGTGTCAGATGTTAGCCCAATAAGTATGGCCACTTTATCATCTAACGTATCTAACCGatcagaatataaaaaaatttctGTCTGCAATCAAACAAAGACATCCTCTAACCAGTCGGACAGTACAGAGGAAAACCTTTCAACTATTAAAGCTGCAGCTTCTCCAACTAGAAATTCACACATCACTCAAGGTCTGTCTCCTCCAAAATCCAAAAATGCTGTTCACAGACTAAAGCGAGCTAAAGAAGTTAAGAAAGTCCTAAAAGAGCACCCTGCCCATCTTCCAGCCAGCAATCGACTGATGACCAGAGCACTTAAAGCCTTGCAAGAGGTAGACCAGAAGAAGTGTAAAAAAGTCCAAGACCAAGAGATTGAACAAAATAAGTTGTTAAACCCTTTGGAAAAAGTTGAGGATCTCATCTGGAACCCTGAGCCTAAACTTGATAGTTGCACTAATATAAAACTTCACAAATCTACTCACATTGACAATAGTGAATGTGATCAAGGCACCTTTTCTAGATGTAGCTCACCTTCTTTGGTGTTCTctgattcagatgattttgAAGGTGATGTTAAAAGTGAAGATGAAGACCTTTCAGTTTCTTCAACTCCCCCAATGGACTTCATACCCCTTACTTCTAGGGTAAAAGCAAAGCACGAAGATCAGTCCTCTGCAATACAATCTTCATCACCCCCCTCACCATTTTCTTTCATGaaagaatttaataatgtaaagGAGGTTTCCTTTCAGTCCTTAGCAAATGGTAGCAATGGGAAACCAGTCTCTTTCAAGCCAGACTCAAAATACAAGTTTAGCACTTTTCTTATGATGTTAAAGGACTTGCATGACACTAGAGAGCGAGAAGGTGCACCCCTAGAGTTAGAGATTGGGCCACCCAGTGCGCATGTGAAAGAGGAGCCCTTGGTGATACCACACAAGGCTCCACTGGAAAGACATGATCAGAAAATTGAATGTGTTCTTAGCAATACTGATCCAATCCCAGACAAACATGTGATTGCACAAAATGGGCGTGGTACAGGTCAGAAACCCAAGAGGACCTATAACAGAAGGGGCAGCACCCATTGGCTGAAAAGGAAAACCAATCGCACCAATCATTCTGCCAGGTCTGGACCTGGTTTTCCAGGACTTGGGTCAAGAACAGTTTCCTGGCCAATAGGGGACCTCTCATCAAAAATGCTGGATGTacaaagcagcagcagctgggagAGCCAGGTTGGTTGTAGGCTGGGTGGGcaagaggaggagcaggagaggTGGAAAATATTGAAGGGCAGTCATCAGATTACTATGCCTTTGGAAAGGAGGGGGGCTCCAACACTCACCCTGGAGCAGTCAACCAGCCTTGTTGGAAGTGAGAAAGACTTGATTCATGAAGCTGGGAAACAAGACAAGGCTTCAGCAG aacATAAACGAATACGAAAACCCAGCAAGAGACTGCTTGAATGGACTGAGGAGAACAACCAAATTTGCTCCACAAGAAAGAAACCAAAAAAGCCTCTCCAGTTGATTGGAAAG gCCAATGAATCTGTTACTTCTCTGTCTGAGCTTTCGCAATTGGACAAGAACATACCTGACAGCTCGTCTTCCTCCTTACTTCCTGAAATATTAACGCCACCCCCTGAAGAATTCGCTCCGAGGACGCCTTCAGAACTTCAGATTCCCAAAGCAGAACACCTGTCAACCCAAGAGATTCCAGTGCTTTCCATAGACTCCTTAActcctcctcctgaagctgaacCCTTGCTGTCAGAAGGCCTCGTCAAAGACAACA AAGTTGCTCCTGTGCTTgaaaagaagaggaagaggaagccCACTCAGAAGATCCTGGAGTACTGTTTGGACACCGAGGTATCTACAGTCCCAAAGAAGAAG atgaaaccaaTGAAGACAAATTCAAACGCCGCACCTCAACCAG ATTCTGCTCCACCATCTTCTAAATCCAAGATCAAACCACATCCAGCCTCCACACCAGTCTCTGAGGTCACCACCTGCACACCCGTTACCCCAATTCAGACTGAAAGCCCTCCCGAACCTCCTGCTCCGGAGTCAGAACTGCCTGAACCTGAACAGGTGGAGACGGCACCAGCAGATGTCTCTCAGTCTGATGACAACAGCATTCAGGAGGACACAAGGGACTCAGTGGAGTCAGAG GATGACAAGTTTGGGCTGGAGCACAGGTTCTCCTCCATGAAGGACGACCTGTTGCTGTGTGACGAGTCAGTTTTACCTGCGAGGAAGATCATAGGTGACCGTGGAGGGCCAGCATCCATGAAGGAGAATGTGTGTCAG GTGTGCGAGAAGACAGGGGAGCTGCTGCTTTGCGAGGGTCAGTGTTGTGGAGCTTTCCACCTGCCCTGCATCTCTCTGGCCGAGGCACCTAAAAGGAAGTTTGTCTGCCCAGAGTGTAAATCAG GAGTCCACACCTGCTTTGTGTGTAAAAAGCGCAGCGAAGATGTGCGCCGCTGCATGATTCCTGTTTGTGGGAAGTTTTACCATGGAGAGTGTATCGCTAACTACGCCCCGACCGCACCGGTGAACCGAAGTTTCCGCTGCTCCATCCACGTCTGCCTCACCTGCTTCATCGCCAGCCCCAACAGTTCGTCCATCTCCAAAG GCCGTCTGGTACGATGCGTTCGCTGCCCGGTGGCCTATCACGCCACCGACCTGTGCATGGCAGCGGGCAGCGTTGTGCTTTCCAacaacagcatcatctgcccaAACCATTTCACCCCCCGCCGAGGCGTCAAGAACCACGAACATGTCAACGTCAGCTGGTGCTTTGTCTGCACTGAAG GAGGAAGCCTTCTGTGCTGCGAGTCCTGTCCAGCTGCATTTCACAGAGAATGTCTGAACATTGAGATGCCCAAAGGCAGCTGGTACTGCAACGACTGCAAGGCCGGGAAAAAACCTCATTACAAGGACATCCTGTGGGTGAAAGTCGGCCGCTACAG GTGGTGGCCGGCAGAGGTTAGCCATCCCAAAACCATCCCAGAGAACATCCAGCGGATGAGGCACGATGTTGGGGAGTTCCCAGTCCACTTCTTTGGCTCCAATGACTACCTTTGGACCTACCAGGCCAGGGTGTTCCCATACATGGATGTCGAtgcaaacagcaaagaaaagatgGGAAAAGGTGTTGATGCAACATACAGGAAAG CTTTGGAGGAGGCAGCTGCGCGATTCCGTGAGCTACAGGCAGAAAAGGAGCTTCGGCAGCTTCAGGAAGACAAGAAGAATGATAGAAAACCACCACCATACAAACACATTAAG GTGAATCGTCCGATAGGAAAAGTTCAGATCTTTACTGCTGACCTATCAGAGATCCCACGCTGCAACTGCAAGGAAACAGACGAAAGTCCGTGCGGGATGGACTCTGAGTGCATCAACCGCATGTTGCTCTATGAATGCCACCCACAG GTTTGCCCGGCTGGCGAGAAATGCCTTAACCAAGCGTTCACCAAGCGTCAGTACAGCCAGGTGGAGATCTTCAGGACACTTTCTCGAGGTTGGGGGCTCCGCTGTGTCCACGATATCAAAAAG GGTCAGTTTGTGACTGAGTATGTCGGGGAGGTGATTGATGAGGAGGAGTGCCGGTCGAGGATCAGACACGCACAGGAGAACGACATCTGTAACTTCTACATGTTAACTCTAGACAAG gtgtga